Below is a genomic region from Thunnus thynnus chromosome 22, fThuThy2.1, whole genome shotgun sequence.
gatatacagtaccagtcaaactgtgtgatttaaaatactttatataatgaatttaaaataaaaccccCAGTATCAGCCAGTTAATTAACGTTGATGTACCAACATTAGCTaccattagctaacattagccaccataagctactgtCTTACCAGACGCAGTAAAGCTATAGCAGCAAAAGCCCTGAGTATATTGAACTGAtcaagtgtgtgttttataacTTGTGTATGAATTACAATTACTTGTgctatttcttctttcaaaagttacatagtctcaTTTTAATACTCAGTAAAAACATCATGCTAATCTGGGTAAACTAGTTGATGGGGTATTTTCCCTTGGAAATCATCCTTATCATCCTCCCTAATCCAGCAAAAATATTGTTCCTGATATTTAGCACCTATGTCAGTCTTTATTTCAATTCTTGAACATTCATGTCTACAAACAATACCCTCTGTACCTGCCAGGGCCCCGCCATGCTGCTGGAGCTGGCTGGTGAAGAAGCGTTCCCGCTGGGACACCTGCTCATCCCAGGCCTCCAGTATTCTCTGTCGCTCCCCGGGCTCCAGGGTCAAGGTGTCCGGGTGGGCCTCGTCGATGTGGGCCCTCACTCCCTCCAGGCTGTGGGAGTACTGCAGCTCCCCACACACCATGCACACAAGCAGCTGGTTGAGCGGATCATAGTCCATGAGGTAGCGGTTCCTCCACACGGCCTCCGAGACAGAACCTTCCTCACCGTTATTGTTCTCATAGTCagtgaacagaagcactgactcaTCTGAAGAGACAGTGAAAAGAAAGTTTTGTGGTGATTTCGCCGTTTCAATGTGCATTCTCTTAGGTTTAGAGTGAGATAATACTTCACCTTCTACTGGTGTTATGTAATCTGGATATGAAAAGGATGCCGCCTCAGTGTCTACTGAATTGCTGCAAAAGAGAGAACAGTTATAGTCATTATTATTGTACATCGAACCGGCAACAACAACGCGGAAAAGGAGCAAAACAAGTTTCCTACCTCAATAGATGTTCTGACTCCTCAGAGGAGTTCACCCACTGACCAGAATCCTACAGGGAttagacagagagaagaaaatctGGCTTTgagaaaaattaaagaaaaagaaaaaagaaaatgtctaaTTGATTTGGGTGTGTGAACCCTTTACTGTGAAAGAAGCAGCCAGAATGTGTTCAAAAAATGGATGTCATATAATTTGTTATGCTTATTGTCAAGTTCATATGTGCATTTTCAGGATGCATGTAACCTGACAAGTGTTTTTTAATACACCCAAGCAGCTCTTACCTGTGTCTGTAGGTCCTGGGCAGGCAGGATGGGCCTCCAGTTGTTGGAGGCTCTCCTTGGGGTGATTCCTCTATCCCGAATGGCCTTCCTGGCTCTCTGCTCCTTCTTTTTTATCCTCCAGTACTCCCGCTTCCTCCTCAGAAAGTCCTCCTCAGACTCCCCTGGGATAAGTTTTGGAGGAACCATTGTGCTTAATGGTGCCAGCTTGGTGAGAGGTTGTACTAAATGTTTGGGGCTCTGAGAGATTTTGATTGGACTGAGGGAGGAATTTGGAATTTGACCAGGGGGTTCGAAGGGTTGTAGGTTGATGCTGGACAGAGGGTTGTCTGGGGGCATCAGGGTAGGGAGGGAGGGGGCTGGGTCTACATCTGTGCTTCTAGACATCCATTTTCGTGAAGCTAGTATGGCTTGTGGCTTATTCTCGGGAGCTCCTACACAGTCAGACACGATCTGTGATGGCCCAAAATTCATGTCGTTCTTCTCACTGTTGGGTGAACAGGAGACACTGGTGACGGGCAGTTTCACCTGGAGTGTGTCAGGTGACTGCTCAGCATTACAAGTTGTAGGGCTAACCACCAGGACAGTAGGGATGCTGGTCACTGCAGTAAGGGAAGCAATGGACGGCTTGGGCTGAAGGACTGGTTTTGCTGCAGGATTTACACCCTTAACAGTGTTGATAATAACCAGACCTGGTGCCTGCAAGACAACAATATAACATGAACAAAAGCTTTATctcaattattaaaattaaatcaaattacagttaaaattacaattaaatgCATCAATTAGTGAATTATCTTTCTGAAACATCCTAGCTTTAAGAAGATTCATCACCCTTTATTTTTGCTGTTCAAGTTGCAAATGCCAGAGGTTTGCAGTGTAATGATTAAGGTTTTAGCCAGAGTCGACACTGGCCATGCGTGCAAGGTCTGGCCTGTAGACAGTGTAAAATGGCAAAACTTTGCCCCTGAATAACTTTTGTGGGTCATCaacttttgttaaaataaactaTGGATTCAGGACATTCAGGGTTCACCATCCACCAAGAGCTAAAAGCTAGTAAAGTTGGTCTTTAGTGGTCTATTTTACAGGTAACCAAGCATCCTGACTGCTGAAGTTTTGAGGCAAGAATATCTAAATGCCTCAGCACTAAGTACCTCCAGTTGAGCACCAGAAACTGGATTGTTTATGGATAGTTTCTGATGCTCTCGATGTATAGAACCTCTAAAAAGATATATGCAAGAACTTTTAAAAGCTCCAGCCCCCCCAAACATGTTCTTCTGGAGTGCACCAGAAACTAACTGGTACAGGCTTGAAACTATCTGGTGCACACCAAAAAACTAGATAATTTCTGGGACAAAccagaaacatgaaaaatatttttgttcatgTCCTTTTGCGGGCTTCCACAGGTTTCTTTAAAGTAATGGATTTCATCAGAGAAAGGgttcttttcatcatttttttgaaaagctgaaacatgGTCCTGGAATTTCCCTGGCTAGAAATATCTGAGCACCTTGTCATTATTAACAAATGTTCAACAATGACATATTCCATGACCCTAGACCTTGGCACACTGTGAAAGCCTTATTGGAACTCACAGATTGTTTTTATAGCTGCCTTCAAATGGAATTTGTGAGGTTGTAATTTCATCACTCAAGTGGTTTAAGTGTTGAGAACACAGACTGCcttgtttctttcttaaaaagtgtcaatgattttgtgttttctgcactTTAGTGTCATGCTGGGAATCTGAAAGCAAAAGGCAATCTAagttattaatttaaaaaatgtagctCACTTCACTGGGCTCTGACATTCTTAAAAACAGATGTCATGTCTCATGAATGCAGAGCTTTCAAAAAACTTACAAGATTGAGAAAACCACATTAATGTGAATTGACTTTTTTactaaacacaataaacacaaacacactctgaaGAGCCATTTATCTTGATAACAATAAGTTTATAGTAGTACTAATAAAAGTACTGATAGTATAAATAATAGTACTTTGGCTACTTGCTACACTGAAAGAGAACTTAAACTTCACTTATGGCTAATGAGTAGGAATTAAATATTACTGCCATCTGTCACTTCACCTGGATGTTTCTCTGGGAAAGCCGATTGCTGCATTCTCCTGGTCTCTCTTTCTGCCTGGCCTTTAACCGAGCCCTTTGCTGCCTCTTCATCAGCTTCCAATACTCCCTCTTCTTCTGTAGGCTGGTCAGGCCACTCTGCTCCATCACCATGCTGTGATACCTTTGTGCTGATGCTGAGCTGCTGTCTTGGCCTTGCTCTTGTGCCTGACACTGTTGCTCAcagtgttgttgctgtggaTGCATTTGGTCCATGGGTATGTGATGCAATTTTGGAGGCTCTGGGGAGCAGCATTTCTGATGGTCTGCTTTTTTGGTACGAAGCCTCTGGGTTCTGCGTGGTGAAGATGGACCATCAGAGGCTTCCATTGTGGGGTTTATGATGAAGTTCGAAGGGGTTTGGGATGAATGCTCACAGGTGGGATGCATGACTACCTCATCAGAGGTAGAAAGAGATGGAAGTGTCTGGGATGAGTCCTTCAGATGAGGGCTTAGGGAACCTGCTTCTGCCAAGGTATCAGTATCTGCCTGCCAACTTTTTATCTGCAACGTCAGGTCAGCAGCAACAGGAGCCACCTCATCACTTTCAAAAAAGAGCTGGGGTAAATTTGGCTTCATCTCTTGTTCTGAGGCCTCTTCCATTGTCTCCACTTTAATGTCAGTCTGCTCACTATTACAATCCGTCACTGTGCTAAGTGATTCCTCCAGGAGTTTCTTCATAGACGCCACAGCTAACAGAGTGGTAGCTTGGCTGTCTGCACTCAGAGCTGGGTCAGGCTCTGGCTGAGGCgctggaggtggaggtggtggtggtagtggggACGCTGGGGGTTTGATATCTGGACAGATGGCTTGTTCTGGTTGAGAATTTAGGTCAACTGCTGGCATAGACTCActctcttgttttatctcattTGCATTTGGCGTAACAGGCACTCTGATGTCGGAGAGAGGTTGTGCATTTACTGTTTGCTTAGCAGGACTTCTGCTCAGTGGTACAGTGGTTACTGCTACTTGTCTCTGGGCCTTCCTCCTTTGTAAGGCTGCATTGGCCCTTGCTTGTAAGACACCCTGCTTCAGTCGGGCAGCACGAGCTGCTCGCTGCTCACGCTTCTTCACCCTCCAGTACTCCCGCTTCTTTGCCATCCTTTCTTCCTCCGTCATCTCTGGATCAAAAGTAAGCGCTGATAGTGATGGTGCACTGCTTGAGACAGCCATTTTCATGACACAGCCACCAAGGTTCAACCCTGCTGATGGTCCTCcagaaacagcattttgagGGGCTTGAGGATGAGTGAGTGTGAGCTGACTGACAGTTTGGACTGCTTGTGGGTGTGACTTTGGAACAGTTGCAGTTGTGCTTTTGAGTTGAGGCCTTGGTCTGATTGAAAGTAGTCTTGGAGTCTTGCTGACCGACTGTCCAGCAAGTGGAAAACAGACTTTCACCTGAGCGGGGCGGAGTGGAGGGGGAGGCTGCTTTACACGAATGGGTGCAATACCTCTCTGTTTAATGTCAGGCTGATGTTGAGGTTGTGTGATGGGGGTATTATTAGAAACAACATGAAGCTCTTCTTCACttttgtgtgctgctgtgttgtGATCCACCGAAATCTGGGGAATGTTAATGGTCACTGTCCCGTCCTCTTTGATGAACCCTCCAATGGTCTCAGAGGCGTGGGTAAGGGTGCTTCCTGCTGACTGGGTCAGCGCTCTGgccctcctcatctcctctagGATCTTCTGGTAACGTTTCACTCTTCGCATCAGAGAGTCTTTCTCCTTCAACCGAGCCTTCACCTCCATTGACAGCTTAGCTCGCTGTTCACGCTTTTTAATCCGCCAGTACTCTCGCCGTTTGGCTATTATCTGCTCAGGTGTGTCATTGGGGTCAATTTTGGGGATATTCCTGGTACAGAAGAGTGACGCAAGCGACAGGGATCTTCCTCTTATGTTTCTTTGATTCATGAAATTCCTCTGGGCTTCAATGAACCTCTGTCTAGGTGTTTTACATCTGGCGATCCCTCGGGTAACATTGGAAAGATGTACATAACTTGGAAGCTTTCTCAATGATTCTCCTGGCTTTTTCTCAGGACTAACATCTGATATGaatgctgtttgtgttggttTATACCCATGCGGATTTTGTACTCTTATCTGATCGGCTTGCTGGTTACCTGTAGGTACATTTGCTACCCCTCTTTGCAGTTTATAATTCTCTCTCTTGGCAGATGTAAATGAAGTCTTGACCTGAGTTGGCCACTGCTTCTGGCCTGCTCCTCTCAAAAACGACTGAGATGGTAGATGTGGAAGACCAGCGCCATCCAAGAGGCCAGTTTTTTGTGCTGTTTGCCTCTCTAATGTCACTTCTGCGCTCTGTGTCCTCTCTCTGGCTTTAGCTAGCTGTGCTGCTGTCTTTGCTCTCTGCTCTCGCTTTTTGATCCTCCAGTGCTCTCTGCGCCTGGCTGCCCTATCCTCCTCAGACTCCAGTGAAGGTTGTGAGTTGCCAACACCTTTAGCCCTCTGTGTAGTGACCAAGGCACTCTTTATTCCAATGTGAGGTGTtgtgtttgctgctttttcttctgttttaataGACATGGAGCCACACGGAGAAGACACAAGAATCGTACCTGTGGTCACATTGGTGTGTAGGTGTTTGGGCTGAATGCGCAATGCAACGTGTGCCTTATGTTGCGTTTTGGGGACTGATGCACCCTGCATAGACACGCATGGCTGAGGTGTTGCTTTAGTGGAGCTGCCATTGGTAATTCTGGTCACTCTGACTGGAGGCACTGAGGAACTGGTATTCATCTGGGTTCCACTGGGTGTGAGTGAGGAAACAGTTCTGCCCACAGCACCCCTTCCTTTTAGGCATTTCACTGTGGCTGTGTCGTCCCCAACAGCTTTGGCTGACATAGAACATGACGCTGACAACTGAGGCAAGACTTTGGGTTTCATCGTCTGGAGCCACTTCTCTTTTTGGCTCTCAGTGGCTTCAACTGAGCTGTCCCCCACTGTATTTCCACTTTGTGATGTAAGACAGACATTGGCTGTTTTGTATGAGTCATCATTACTCTgcaaaggagaagaagaagcagcaaatGAACCGGATAAACTGGAATTCACCACTGCAGTGGCATTTAGATGTGGGAGTTTTTCTGGACTGTCTTGAGTTGGCTGTCCTCTACGCTCTGACAGTCGGGCCCTCTGCTCTCGTTTCTTGGTTCTCCAGTATTCTCTCTTTTGGGCGAGGGTGGCATCATCATACTCTGAGGCAGGCCGGTAGCGATGGGACGTTGAACCACCTTTACCTTTAATAGTTGGCATGCTATTGCCAGCTTAGACAGCCCATCAGTTCTCATCCAACAGTACTGGCCAGCTCTTCCCTCGTCACGCTGATTCAGTTCATCTCTTCAGTCCAGAATGCTTTCTGCACAATGAAGTGCCACTAACTTACATGGTGTACTGCTGTATGATGCTGCAGTGGGTGTTCTTGCTCTCCTGAGCAACTGCCAAATCTCTCAGACATCACATCAGTATGCAGGTGTCCTGaggaacagaaaataaaccTTAGTTGCATCTTACATTGTTATAAACATGAACCAACATATAAGCAATCTGGGGCAAGAACACTAGGATGTAACAAAGTAATTCAATATCAGTATCAGGACCTTCAGATAAAAATGACTATATTTTCTAAGGTTAAGGGGGAGAAATATAATGTATGCTCTGTTCAATGTAATAAATTACTAAACAAACCACCATCAACCAATGAAGGGAACACTGACCCTGAATTATCTGCTGATATGATTTCCTAAACAAAAGTATTTCAAATGGAGTTATGAACATTTCTatcaaaaaatgttaaattgacCTGTAGACACATTTGACAGGTGGTAAATTCacatgataaaatgatttaaactgatttcaaacatttcacatgtgaaaggTAAGgcatcacatttaaaaacatattatttcaCATGTAATATTGCATGTGAATAACAGATTGCAGGTATGATAAAACCACATTTATCACAtgtgaaattgcttttcataGTGTGAAAAGCACACTATATGTGAAATGTCTGGAAACACTGGTTTCCAGAGATTTCACATGTAATGCAATTACATAAATTACTGTTTCACATTTGATCACATGGGAATCACATTTAAGGTGAGAACAAATTCAGATTGCAGAGGGCTTTCATACGTAAAACGTTTCACACGCAATGAACTGAAATACAGGCGTGGTATTAGGTTATTTGACACATGTAGGCCTacttttaaaaatactaataaataTCATATTTGGGCCCACTATAGAAAGTGTTTCAATTCCCAGTGACGACTGCCTTTGTGGGTAAATGATAAAGACAATGCATAGGGACTAAACGCCCACCTCATCTATCACTGCACTTGTACACAGTGTGCGATTTCCACGTGAGACAGAGCACATGATAGTTAGCTTAATATTTTAAAcgtgacatttaaaatgattaacatgaaatatttctattCCACCGCATGTtttttgacacaaacacatcgTCAACGTGAACATGTGAAAGCTACAGGAAGCAGGAAGGAAGCAGTGACACTGTCCCTTTAAAGCTGTCCCTTTCTATCACAAATTATATCTGTCGAGAgccatttttattctttattctgtgtctgtttgattaTAAACACAGCGAAGCAACCCCACTGAAGCACCACTAACATTACATGCAGAGACTAACTAATACAAATGCTACATTAGGGCGTAAATGGTGTGTTAAGCGCTGTCTTTCGCAGCGGCACAATGGACaaatcttcctcctcttgtcCACACGGACTGGCGcctgtctgactctgctgccTGTCTAAAAGAAGCGAAAAAACCCGCACATTACTGTCGTAAAGCAGGACGCTTGGAAACATGtggaagaaaaacatgcatatCCGTTACCTTTTAGTTACACCTAACTTTCCGGGACAGTTTTTGTGAACGTTTTTGGACAGATATTTTGCCAGGACACCGCAGCTACTTTCCGCCAGCCAGCCGTGCTCTGAGGCTGCCTTGACAACGCTGAAAAGTACCAGGATGTGGGACCTGGAtgctcgctgtgtgtgtgtgtgtgtgtgtgtgtgtgtgtgtgtgtgtgtgtgtgtgtgtgtgtgtgtgtgtgtgtgtggagtatGGCGTGGACACATAGAGACAGTATAGTACAACGCCCCCATACTTTCTAACCCATTACTAAGTATACATTCAATATTATTTCACGTAATTGTGGCTGTGAGTTGTGTTTAACAACATCAGCCTGTCTGACTGGCTGCTAATTAGGCCTAACCTCATTTGTTATTTCACTGTTTAGTGAAGCCTGAATGTGGAGCAGGAGAAAAATTCAATAAATGCTCCAAAGAAAATTCAGTGACAATGCACAGAGATTACGTAGGCTAAAGCTTGCAATAAAACATAGTCTTTTCCAACATGGAACAGCTGGACAAAGGTCCATTGATTTATTGGCTTTTTCTACAGATGACCTCAATTGATGTTGGGGTTTGTGCTGAAACATCAGGGGTAGAGCTACAGTCCAATGTATAGTTTAAATAATACGCAATATGCAATAACATGAGATGTGTATCATATAAGAGGCcagtttgaagaaaaaatgGGATTAAAAATAGACACAGTTGCAAATATAAATCTTTAAGTCAATGAGGGGGGGCAATTTTGTTTCAATATTTACTGAATTACTACAAAGAACATCAAACAAGAGAATGTATGATTGGAGCTGAATCAATTAGTCCATCTACACAAGGGCCGTCTGGACAAAAGTATGATTATTAATTGGTTGATTTTATATTCATCTTTGAATCAAACGGTACTGAACTAGAGAAGGGGCctaacaaaatacaaatataaaaaattatatataatgaAATTTATACAAATAACACAGTAAGGAAATGTGTGACTATCGCTGGAAATcgattaacaaaaaaaaatgatcgtcAGCAATTTTAATAAtccaaaaatgccaaaaattcactggttccagcttctcaagtgTGCATATTTGCTGGTGATGACAGGTCTGTTTTAACGTGGGCTCTGGGAGTGTGTGATAGACATTTCCCACTATTTCCTACGTTTTACAGAACAAACATTAATAGAGAATATCAATGGGCAGGTTATccgataatgaaaatgaacgttagttgcagccctatgtAATATAACGCAAGCTATGGACTGGAATAGACCAGCAATGTAGctaaacaacagtaaacacaggATTTTATAAAAAACTGCACATGGGATCTCCAGCACAGAATAATATGAGCTGGAGCTTGTGGGGCCCTGATTTGCAGTGGACCCGCCTCGTGTTTTAACCGATGCTTTGCCGAACGAAACCGCCTCTATCACCGCATGATTTTGTGAGAACAACAGCATTAGTATTAGCAGCTTATCAGTATTAGCGCCTGCTGCTCCGTTTGCCCCCCCGGGGTGGGTGTGCATTGTCGACGCTGCTACTGTCTCTTTAAATTTACCCAGGAGCCCCTTAAGGAGCCCCAGGGGCCCCTAGTCCGGCTCCCCACCCTGAAGACAAGCAGGAGCCTTAAAATACATTACTGGAGGCCTGCGCTGAGGCGAGCACACAGAGCCGGACGGAGCAGCGGGTCTATTCGCAGCGGAATACATGACTGTGAGATTCTAGGAAAAGTTAAGTTGGCTCCGCACAGCTCGGGCTCCTCAGCGATGGGCTCGTTATAGCGCGCCGGCCAGATGCGTGACGAGCGGCGCCGTGCGTTGTgaacatgttactgttgtaacatgttgttgtttttagtgTGACATGTCCCGCTTCAGCGCTACGGTACAGTGAAGGAAGGAGGAACACTAGCCACTATTAACACAGCAGCCGGGCCAGTGATGGAAGAGAAAGAAACGGGGGAAAGCGAGCCTGTGGACCTCCGGTGTGCCGAGCAGGCTGAGCTGCTCTCATTAATAATAA
It encodes:
- the si:dkey-28a3.2 gene encoding uncharacterized protein si:dkey-28a3.2; protein product: MPTIKGKGGSTSHRYRPASEYDDATLAQKREYWRTKKREQRARLSERRGQPTQDSPEKLPHLNATAVVNSSLSGSFAASSSPLQSNDDSYKTANVCLTSQSGNTVGDSSVEATESQKEKWLQTMKPKVLPQLSASCSMSAKAVGDDTATVKCLKGRGAVGRTVSSLTPSGTQMNTSSSVPPVRVTRITNGSSTKATPQPCVSMQGASVPKTQHKAHVALRIQPKHLHTNVTTGTILVSSPCGSMSIKTEEKAANTTPHIGIKSALVTTQRAKGVGNSQPSLESEEDRAARRREHWRIKKREQRAKTAAQLAKARERTQSAEVTLERQTAQKTGLLDGAGLPHLPSQSFLRGAGQKQWPTQVKTSFTSAKRENYKLQRGVANVPTGNQQADQIRVQNPHGYKPTQTAFISDVSPEKKPGESLRKLPSYVHLSNVTRGIARCKTPRQRFIEAQRNFMNQRNIRGRSLSLASLFCTRNIPKIDPNDTPEQIIAKRREYWRIKKREQRAKLSMEVKARLKEKDSLMRRVKRYQKILEEMRRARALTQSAGSTLTHASETIGGFIKEDGTVTINIPQISVDHNTAAHKSEEELHVVSNNTPITQPQHQPDIKQRGIAPIRVKQPPPPLRPAQVKVCFPLAGQSVSKTPRLLSIRPRPQLKSTTATVPKSHPQAVQTVSQLTLTHPQAPQNAVSGGPSAGLNLGGCVMKMAVSSSAPSLSALTFDPEMTEEERMAKKREYWRVKKREQRAARAARLKQGVLQARANAALQRRKAQRQVAVTTVPLSRSPAKQTVNAQPLSDIRVPVTPNANEIKQESESMPAVDLNSQPEQAICPDIKPPASPLPPPPPPPAPQPEPDPALSADSQATTLLAVASMKKLLEESLSTVTDCNSEQTDIKVETMEEASEQEMKPNLPQLFFESDEVAPVAADLTLQIKSWQADTDTLAEAGSLSPHLKDSSQTLPSLSTSDEVVMHPTCEHSSQTPSNFIINPTMEASDGPSSPRRTQRLRTKKADHQKCCSPEPPKLHHIPMDQMHPQQQHCEQQCQAQEQGQDSSSASAQRYHSMVMEQSGLTSLQKKREYWKLMKRQQRARLKARQKERPGECSNRLSQRNIQAPGLVIINTVKGVNPAAKPVLQPKPSIASLTAVTSIPTVLVVSPTTCNAEQSPDTLQVKLPVTSVSCSPNSEKNDMNFGPSQIVSDCVGAPENKPQAILASRKWMSRSTDVDPAPSLPTLMPPDNPLSSINLQPFEPPGQIPNSSLSPIKISQSPKHLVQPLTKLAPLSTMVPPKLIPGESEEDFLRRKREYWRIKKKEQRARKAIRDRGITPRRASNNWRPILPAQDLQTQDSGQWVNSSEESEHLLSNSVDTEAASFSYPDYITPVEDESVLLFTDYENNNGEEGSVSEAVWRNRYLMDYDPLNQLLVCMVCGELQYSHSLEGVRAHIDEAHPDTLTLEPGERQRILEAWDEQVSQRERFFTSQLQQHGGALAEAHRN